The Misgurnus anguillicaudatus chromosome 15, ASM2758022v2, whole genome shotgun sequence genome has a window encoding:
- the LOC129418774 gene encoding regulator of G-protein signaling 9-binding protein yields the protein MGKDECKTMLDALNKVTACYRHLVIALGSTSDSQNLREELKKTRKKAQELAVANRTKLTALLKDKSISKDDRAEYERLWVLFTSSVELLEVDMKRSLEIGQDFPLKVPTRHLIQTGMTGSTTTVAARAMSVQNMKYEGDANIDTADLKDLETEIAQVDQMMEEMEMKVQVAPWAVEAKQEAGAELKSTVSVGNSSVGVISICEEEPKETVDGETDLMKVFAGIIFTAVLLIAGILGYLVINL from the coding sequence ATGGGCAAAGACGAATGCAAAACCATGTTGGATGCGCTGAATAAAGTCACGGCTTGTTACAGGCATCTTGTCATCGCTTTGGGCAGCACGTCGGATTCACAAAATCTACGAGAGGAGCTGAAAAAGACCCGGAAAAAAGCGCAGGAGCTGGCTGTGGCCAACCGGACTAAACTGACGGCTCTGTTGAAAGACAAGAGCATCAGTAAAGATGACCGCGCCGAATACGAGCGACTCTGGGTGCTCTTCACCAGCAGCGTGGAGCTACTGGAGGTGGACATGAAACGATCGCTGGAGATCGGCCAGGATTTCCCGCTGAAAGTGCCCACGAGACATCTCATCCAGACCGGGATGACCGGAAGCACCACGACCGTGGCCGCGCGAGCCATGAGCGTCCAAAACATGAAGTACGAAGGCGACGCGAACATCGACACCGCCGATCTCAAAGACCTGGAGACTGAGATCGCTCAGGTGGACCAGATGATGGAGGAGATGGAGATGAAGGTCCAGGTGGCCCCGTGGGCCGTGGAGGCGAAACAGGAAGCGGGCGCAGAGTTAAAATCAACAGTCAGTGTTGGAAACTCGTCTGTCGGTGTGATTTCAATTTGCGAGGAGGAACCCAAAGAAACGGTGGATGGAGAAACTGATTTGATGAAAGTATTCGCAGGCATCATTTTCACGGCTGTTTTACTGATTGCCGGGATTCTGGGATATCTTGTGATCAATCTTTGA